A genomic region of Oncorhynchus mykiss isolate Arlee chromosome 16, USDA_OmykA_1.1, whole genome shotgun sequence contains the following coding sequences:
- the si:ch211-214e3.5 gene encoding zinc finger protein 518A: MEENLMTQDDPAESHDDIMEAEEEKESTKDHTDQMAGQTSVLPCSDQCDPDETSEESGSYKTDRKASMKSPCKIQQGAVFSGKILSFGCSECKGEATYSPNDLLKHFQVAHKGTLPTYPCDLCGFATNEFPALQRHRIGHRNTLVTCEICNDDVQYSLLLLTRHYIMSHSQNGHFHCEKCEFSTVDAGTFVQHIHHHNESQLKCMKCQHVSSNRGEHQRHLKLYSGTFPLTCLVCGYGTARREYLTKHMVTVHGEEADNKNVWRATEDSNNTLVNSSPGLKLLLKKSLAAGGQSKESQWMSKLNSLPGVGLHNQNGRVLKPEKTLESQQFHERAVGVKKDSKKWFKGALKNEQQIDSQAVSSIPPPKNQEGFDSYGADALNPNNSNGLTVLMVKNKISIPPNCTTKVMGFKMVDGKKHLVLKVIPTAKPEFSAENDILSTEQEVDCPMIGTTSDGSKCSDTAENGENTSSPYLAVLSPSGTDSDAAISVQVKPEEEDVSIEETLPKLEKLAQKAKHTVEQRIDKQHTFKGDQIPSLAVSPMTKESDHSTIENGKLSNNTADKMSAYSSPNVTAVELLPAKILTHNTMPSESAYETMLPKPVSEETINMLGVGDMSTATADKISDPINGNSSRPKGETLPSNNKPKTPSEPMTGDIQPSNDTAEKTHSVIKEMDPSDSTSDKIHSSVAAKTETLSPDLTAQLESHPAEFVNSRETDINAENKNSPNQELFSFHNYSKETSSISSNSTQPCKNPSELSTEDESVWMKEWSLTLAASPQPPDEGSGNGEAETENVMESVSDCGVEVDECIAIVEDLATPVETEKANHGHSGSTQVQPTVKMEECVPLLERATGSISSLAVLGRILEEHSDAIISHQLEKDRISCSAASHDSVKPPTTMLRILKTAEGKQQMLLQTAKNRYAVPVQLQGNPGFKLITKSTPHINVSYVKPGIERQNKTTGLALTLNGGSFSILGQTVGASEKGAMLLSTVQPGSSTSGSHYLVNSTALKGPLVLSGAAHSSTGENTIKSPQTCYLVQRPVPVGQAPHNAGNKLARLSSQSPLLSRPVLAMSANSVNRSTALHTGQQAFLVRYISTAKSGMLMNSPDGKSVNQKGQPNESRGNKVVYKIVRTANGSAFLSGGTHSSANKPIYLATNSTQMPCFLMSSNKVSSGVKKLISIQNASHNPVTASQLSNLLSPQSNLQGRVRQITDVGLNKSPLDPRPGRQLSQRKRRRKALCDELPEHLTKARRLSSKAVTEKGSPLLWEPVPKDAERTLRLYPFSSLQEIKCPRRNQPVVVLNHPDTDIPEVASIMRSVNRYKGAVSKVVLSQNTVQALAELCPARLLGKSSKAKCPSSQSSGSRLKTSKSRVRERFLLKLKFRKSSRKKYEVVKSSFRGTERSSMFACWFCGRLFKNQEEWIGHGQRHLMEATRDWNKLF, from the coding sequence atggaagagaacctgatgacACAGGATGATCCCGCTGAAAGCCATGATGACATCATGGAGGCTGAGGAAGAAAAGGAATCCACAAAGGACCACACAGACCAGATGGCAGGTCAAACTTCTGTGTTGCCATGTAGTGACCAATGTGACCCCGATGAAACATCTGAAGAGTCGGGTAGTTACAAGACAGACAGAAAAGCATCTATGAAGTCCCCATGTAAAATACAGCAGGGTGCAGTCTTCTCTGGGAAAATACTTAGCTTTGGGTGTTCAGAGTGTAAGGGTGAAGCTACCTACAGCCCCAATGACCTCCTCAAACATTTTCAGGTGGCCCACAAGGGAACCCTGCCGACGTATCCGTGTGACTTGTGTGGCTTTGCCACAAATGAGTTCCCTGCACTTCAGCGCCATCGGATTGGGCACAGGAACACTTTAGTCACATGCGAGATCTGTAATGATGATGTACAGTACTCTCTCCTCCTGCTCACTAGACACTATATCATGTCTCACAGCCAGAATGGCCACTTTCACTGTGAAAAATGTGAATTTTCAACAGTTGACGCAGGAACATTTGTGCAGCACATCCATCATCACAATGAGAGCCAGCTCAAATGTATGAAATGTCAACATGTGAGCTCTAACCGAGGTGAGCACCAGAGGCACCTAAAACTCTACTCGGGTACCTTCCCCCTCACGTGTCTGGTCTGTGGATATGGGACAGCACGGAGAGAATACCTCACAAAGCACATGGTAACTGTCCATGGTGAGGAGGCAGACAATAAAAATGTATGGAGAGCAACGGAGGACAGCAACAATACCCTGGTAAACTCCTCTCCAGGATTAAAACTCCTGCTGAAGAAAAGTCTTGCTGCAGGTGGTCAATCAAAGGAATCCCAGTGGATGTCAAAACTGAATTCTCTTCCTGGAGTGGGTTTACATAACCAAAATGGAAGGGTGCTGaaaccagagaaaacattggaaTCCCAACAGTTTCATGAAAGGGCTGTAGGCGTGAAAAAGGACAGTAAGAAATGGTTCAAAGGCGCTCTTAAGAATGAGCAACAAATTGACTCCCAGGCAGTATCATCTATACCACCACCAAAGAACCAGGAAGGTTTTGACAGTTATGGGGCTGACGCCCTAAACCCCAACAACTCCAATGGACTAACTGTTCTCATGGTCAAAAATAAAATCTCTATTCCACCTAACTGTACTACAAAAGTAATGGGCTTCAAGATGGTTGACGGTAAAAAGCATTTAGTTCTCAAAGTTATACCAACAGCAAAGCCAGAGTTCTCCGCAGAAAATGACATTTTATCTACAGAGCAAGAAGTGGACTGCCCAATGATAGGCACTACCTCTGATGGAAGTAAATGCTCAGACACGGCTGAAAATGGGGAAAATACTAGCTCCCCTTACTTGGCTGTTCTAAGCCCCTCAGGGACTGATAGTGATGCTGCAATTTCAGTACAAGTGAAGCCAGAGGAAGAAGACGTTAGCATTGAGGAGACATTGCCCAAACTGGAGAAACTAGCACAGAAAGCAAAACACACAGTGGAGCAGAGGATTGATAAACAACATACGTTTAAGGGTGACCAGATTCCTTCCTTGGCAGTTTCTCCAATGACTAAAGAGTCAGATCACTCCACGATTGAGAACGGTAAACTGAGTAATAATACAGCAGACAAAATGTCTGCTTATTCAAGCCCTAATGTGACTGCTGTGGAGCTCCTTCCAGCCAAAATACTCACACATAATACCATGCCTTCTGAATCAGCTTATGAGACTATGCTTCCCAAACCAGTTTCTGAAGAGACAATCAACATGCTTGGAGTTGGTGACATGAGTACAGCTACTGCTGATAAGATCAGTGACCCCATCAATGGAAATTCGTCTCGGCCCAAAGGAGAGACGTTACCCTCCAACAACAAACCTAAGACTCCCTCAGAACCCATGACTGGTGACATCCAACCTTCTAATGATACTGCTGAGAAGACTCATTCAGTTATCAAGGAGATGGATCCTTCTGATTCTACGTCCGATAAGATTCATTCCAGTGTGGCTGCTAAAACTGAAACTTTATCGCCAGATCTGACGGCCCAACTGGAGTCACACCCAGCTGAATTTGTCAACTCCAGAGAGACCGATATTAATGCTGAAAATAAGAATTCTCCTAACCAAGAGTTGTTTAGTTTTCATAATTACTCAAAGGAAACATCAAGCATTTCCTCCAACTCAACACAACCTTGTAAAAATCCATCAGAGCTTTCGACAGAGGATGAAAGTGTTTGGATGAAAGAATGGAGTTTGACATTGGCTGCATCCCCACAACCTCCAGATGAGGGGTCTGGAAATGGGGAAGCGGAGACAGAGAATGTAATGGAAAGCGTGTCAGACTGTGGCGTTGAGGTCGACGAGTGCATAGCTATTGTAGAGGATCTGGCCACCCCAGTGGAAACTGAGAAGGCAAATCATGGACACTCTGGGTCTACACAAGTCCAACCTACTGTAAAAATGGAGGAGTGTGTTCCTTTGTTGGAAAGGGCAACAGGGAGCATAAGTAGTTTGGCTGTCTTGGGTCGCATACTGGAGGAGCATTCGGATGCTATCATTAGCCACCAGCTTGAAAAAGATAGAATAAGCTGCTCAGCTGCCAGCCACGATTCTGTCAAGCCACCTACGACTATGCTAAGGATCCTTAAAACAGCAGAGGGAAAGCAGCAGATGTTGTTACAGACTGCAAAGAACCGGTATGCTGTACCTGTGCAGCTCCAAGGCAACCCAGGGTTCAAGCTGATAACCAAATCTACTCCTCATATCAATGTGTCCTATGTTAAGCCAGGAATTGAAAGACAGAATAAAACCACAGGGCTGGCACTCACCCTCAATGGAGGAAGTTTCAGCATTCTAGGACAGACTGTAGGTGCTAGTGAAAAAGGTGCTATGCTGTTGTCTACTGTTCAGCCTGGATCTAGCACTAGTGGAAGCCACTACCTAGTCAACAGCACAGCTCTTAAAGGTCCTCTTGTCTTGTCAGGTGCAGCACATAGTTCTACTGGAGAAAATACCATAAAGTCACCGCAGACTTGTTACTTAGTCCAGAGGCCAGTCCCTGTAGGACAGGCCCCCCACAATGCTGGTAACAAATTGGCACGCTTAAGCTCGCAGTCTCCACTTTTGTCCCGTCCAGTTCTGGCAATGTCTGCAAACTCAGTGAACAGATCCACTGCATTGCACACTGGGCAACAAGCCTTCTTGGTTAGGTATATCTCTACCGCTAAGTCAGGGATGCTTATGAATAGTCCTGATGGGAAGTCTGTGAACCAGAAAGGTCAACCTAATGAAAGTAGGGGAAATAAAGTTGTATATAAGATAGTCAGAACTGCCAATGGTAGCGCGTTCCTTTCTGGTGGTACACATTCCTCAGCCAACAAGCCCATTTATCTGGCCACAAATTCCACACAGATGCCATGTTTTCTGATGTCATCAAATAAAGTCTCATCGGGAGTGAAAAAACTGATATCCATACAAAATGCCTCCCACAACCCTGTCACGGCCTCACAGCTCTCAAATCTTCTTTCCCCCCAATCCAACTTGCAAGGTAGGGTCAGGCAGATAACGGACGTAGGTCTGAATAAATCCCCCCTTGACCCAAGGCCAGGTCGCCAGCTAAGTCAAAGGAAGAGGCGCAGGAAAGCATTGTGTGATGAACTCCCAGAGCACTTGACTAAAGCGAGGAGGCTCTCGAGCAAGGCGGTAACTGAAAAAGGGTCTCCCTTGCTCTGGGAGCCTGTACCCAAAGATGCAGAGAGGACACTGAGACTGTATCCATTCAGTTCACTACAAGAGATTAAGTGCCCTCGCCGAAATCAGCCGGTAGTTGTTCTCAACCATCCTGATACAGACATTCCTGAAGTGGCCAGTATCATGAGGTCCGTCAACAGGTACAAAGGTGCTGTTTCCAAGGTGGTACTGTCTCAAAACACAGTTCAAGCTCTGGCTGAACTCTGCCCAGCCAGACTTCTGGGGAAAAGCTCCAAGGCTAAATGTCCCTCGTCACAAAGCAGTGGCTCCAGACTTAAGACTTCAAAAAGCAGAGTCCGAGAGCGATTTCTGTTGAAACTGAAGTTTAGAAAGTCTAGCAGGAAAAAGTATGAGGTGGTGAAGTCCTCATTTAGAGGTACAGAGAGGTCATCAATGTTTGCCTGCTGGTTTTGTGGTCGACTCTTCAAGAACCAAGAGGAGTGGATTGGCCACGGCCAGCGGCATCTCATGGAGGCGACCAGAGACTGGAATAAGCTGTTTTAA